The genome window GGGTACCGGCACCGCCATGGCCGGCACCGTCGCACCGGTCAAAGCCGACAACGTGGTGCTGGTGCACGGTTCCTGGGCTGACGGCTCGAGCTGGTCAGACGTCATTACCCGCCTCCAGGCCGCCGGCCTGCACGTGACCGCCGTACAGAACCCGCTGACATCGGTTGCCGATGACGTCGCCGCGACCAATCGCGTACTCGACCAACAGAACGGCCCTACCGTGCTGGTCGGCCATTCTTACGCCGGTAGTGTGATCAGCGACGCCGGTGCGAACCCGCACGTCAGCGCCCTGGTGTATGTGGCAGCCCGTGCACCGGACGCCAACGAAGACTTCGTCGCCCTTTCCGCCAACTACCCGAGCATGCCCGTCCGCGCCGGTGTGGTTGAGCACGACGGCTACCTGACCCTGAACCAGGATGCCTTCCTGAGATACTTCGCCGCCGATGTGCCACGCGCCAAAGCGCTTGAGCTGTACGCCGTACAACAACCGATTGCCAAGAGCCTGTTCAGCGGCCGCACCGTCAATGCGGCCTGGCACACCAAGCCGTCCTGGTACGCCGTGTCGAGCAATGACCAGACCATCAACCCGGACCTGGAGCGATTCCTCGCCAAGCGCATGAACGCCACCACCATCGAGCTGCCGTCGAGCCACTTGTCGCTGGTGTCCCACGCCAGGGAAATCACTGACCTGATCCTCGAAGCGTCCGGCCGCCAGCCCTAAACCGTTCATTACGAACTTGTCATGATCCTGTTGGTTGGCTGTTTGAGCTGCCTGGTTACTGTGAACTCACTGCCAGCAGCGGGCAGCCAACCCTTTAAAGAGAGAGACCACCATGAAACTGTTTATCCTCGGCTTCAGCGCCCTACTTGCCACCGGCTCAGTGTTCGCGGCCGACACAACCCCCGCCACCAACGTGATCCACGACAAGACCGGTTTCTTCGTGCACCTGGATGTCGACAAAGTGCTGTCGAGCACCGACACCTACGGCCAGTGCGGTATCGTCCCCGCCCGCCTCGATTACCTGGACCATCAGGGTCGCGAACACGTGCTGGACTATCAGGTTCAAGGCATTGGCTGCGCCAGTGATAATTGATCGGGCTACACTTGCGCAACGCTTAGAATCAGGGCACTTCCCATGAACATCCTCGTAGTCGAAGACGAACCCAAGGCCGGCAATTACCTGCTCAACGGCCTGCAGGAACTGGGTTACTCGGTAAGCCTCGCCCGGGACGGCGTGGACGGCTTGCACCAGGCGCTGGAAACGCCGTTCGACGTAATCGTGCTGGATGTGATGATGCCAAAAATGGACGGCTGGGAAGTGCTGCGCCGCCTGCGCAAGGAGGCTGACACACCGGTCCTGTTCCTGACCGCCCGCGATGACATTGCCGACCGTATCAAAGGCCTGGAACTGGGTGCTGATGATTACCTGATCAAGCCGTTTTCCTTCGCCGAGCTGGTCGCCCGGTTACGCACCCTGACCCGCCGCGGCCCCAGTCGCGAAGAAGAGCACCTGCACATTGCCGACCTGCAAATCGATGTACTGAAACGCCGGGTCACGCGGGCCGGTACACGCATTACCCTGACCAATAAGGAGTTCGCCCTGCTGCACCTGTTCGCCACCCACCAGGATCAGGTGCTGTCACGTTCGATGATCGCCTCGCGGGTCTGGGACATGAACTTCGACAGCGACACCAATGTGGTCGATGTCGCCGTACGACGCTTGCGCCTGAAAATCGATGACCCGTTCCAGCTCAAGTTAATTCACAGCGTGCGGGGCATTGGCTACCGCTTCGACATACAGCCATGAACCACCGCCGCCACTACTCGCTGACTCTGCGCCTGGCGCTGATCTTCGCTTTGCTCGCCTTCGCCCTGCTGGCCACCCTGGGCGTTGCGCTGTATCGCGA of Pseudomonas fluorescens contains these proteins:
- a CDS encoding DUF2790 domain-containing protein; protein product: MKLFILGFSALLATGSVFAADTTPATNVIHDKTGFFVHLDVDKVLSSTDTYGQCGIVPARLDYLDHQGREHVLDYQVQGIGCASDN
- a CDS encoding heavy metal response regulator transcription factor codes for the protein MNILVVEDEPKAGNYLLNGLQELGYSVSLARDGVDGLHQALETPFDVIVLDVMMPKMDGWEVLRRLRKEADTPVLFLTARDDIADRIKGLELGADDYLIKPFSFAELVARLRTLTRRGPSREEEHLHIADLQIDVLKRRVTRAGTRITLTNKEFALLHLFATHQDQVLSRSMIASRVWDMNFDSDTNVVDVAVRRLRLKIDDPFQLKLIHSVRGIGYRFDIQP
- a CDS encoding alpha/beta fold hydrolase, encoding MKPARKLCLIAASLLILGTGTAMAGTVAPVKADNVVLVHGSWADGSSWSDVITRLQAAGLHVTAVQNPLTSVADDVAATNRVLDQQNGPTVLVGHSYAGSVISDAGANPHVSALVYVAARAPDANEDFVALSANYPSMPVRAGVVEHDGYLTLNQDAFLRYFAADVPRAKALELYAVQQPIAKSLFSGRTVNAAWHTKPSWYAVSSNDQTINPDLERFLAKRMNATTIELPSSHLSLVSHAREITDLILEASGRQP